The bacterium genome contains a region encoding:
- a CDS encoding DUF2339 domain-containing protein — PPTAKPAPAAPWRDAAAAAGSEAPRAGAGGAEAPRAAEPFAGLAHEASREKGERRNLEETLASRLPVWIGSAALFLAAAFLLKFTFDRGLLGPTARVVIGVLFGVALLVLGQRLVPRSARVAQGLTAAGIASLYASFLAGTSLYHLVPRPAGFGLMVLTTAAAVLLSLRQGPFIAVLGLVGGFLTPALIGSTEHNPVGLFGYLALLEVGLLLVARRRALWPLAALTGLGGFAWAALWLALRFEPGDTLPVGLFLLASAALFVVAGRRLAAETAAPWGGEAFANALTLGAVGGAAALTACLVGVGDFGTLEWCFLGLLAAGSIVLARFATRLEPLPWIAWGAGLLLLARWASAAPNAAALPASFGWTALLYGGLLAVGGYAALWGAASPVRFAAFSAASAFGYFLCAWACLRATPPAGGWGVWSLGLAALFVAAAIPVARRRALGADLDAPLAALAAAATMFLSAAAPFELDRFTLTVAWAIEAPLLILVGRRTGVKGLRWLAAALGAAALARLVLNPYLYEYPLGDTPVFNWLLYGIGAPIAAFALAGRLLRPLENPSGERIPNAAPPRLHELFELAAIGCGMLLIALEARHYFHAAPGVEGGFRLADAGSFHVAEAGTIVSLWALLGWGLDAWGERAARRSLALGGRAALCAALGCGLPVLGLILDPLFAPRPVGATPIFNGLLVAYGAPALIAALLARRAPRVGWPPAAARLCAAGSLVYAFLFLSLEVRQLFHGDVLFGGATTNAEMYTYSAAYVLFGTLLLAAAIATRGLVLRWGSLAVMLLAVGKVFLFDLAELQDLYRVFSLFGLGASLLLLAYLYQRFVFGRKETR; from the coding sequence GCCGCCGACCGCGAAGCCGGCGCCCGCGGCGCCGTGGCGCGACGCCGCCGCCGCGGCCGGAAGCGAGGCGCCGCGCGCGGGGGCGGGCGGAGCGGAAGCGCCCCGCGCCGCCGAACCGTTCGCCGGCCTCGCGCACGAGGCGTCGCGGGAGAAAGGGGAACGGCGCAACCTCGAGGAAACGCTCGCCTCGCGTCTGCCGGTCTGGATCGGCTCGGCGGCGCTCTTCCTCGCCGCCGCCTTCCTGCTCAAGTTCACCTTCGACCGCGGGCTCCTCGGTCCGACGGCGCGCGTCGTGATCGGCGTCCTCTTCGGCGTCGCGCTGCTCGTTCTCGGGCAGCGGCTCGTCCCGCGGTCGGCGCGCGTCGCGCAGGGGTTGACCGCCGCGGGGATCGCCTCGCTCTACGCCAGCTTCCTCGCCGGCACGTCGCTCTACCATCTCGTGCCGCGTCCGGCCGGCTTCGGCCTGATGGTCCTCACGACCGCGGCCGCGGTCCTGCTCTCGCTGCGCCAAGGCCCGTTCATCGCCGTCCTCGGCCTCGTCGGCGGCTTCCTCACGCCGGCGCTGATCGGCTCGACCGAGCACAACCCGGTCGGGCTCTTCGGCTATCTCGCATTGCTCGAAGTCGGCCTGCTGCTCGTCGCGCGCCGGCGCGCGCTCTGGCCGCTCGCCGCGCTGACCGGGCTCGGCGGATTTGCGTGGGCGGCGCTCTGGCTCGCGCTTCGCTTCGAGCCCGGAGACACGCTGCCGGTCGGCCTCTTCCTGCTTGCGTCGGCGGCGTTGTTCGTCGTCGCCGGCCGGCGGCTCGCCGCGGAGACCGCGGCGCCGTGGGGCGGGGAGGCGTTCGCGAACGCCTTGACGCTCGGCGCGGTCGGCGGCGCGGCCGCGCTGACGGCCTGTCTCGTCGGCGTCGGGGACTTCGGGACGCTGGAGTGGTGCTTCCTCGGTCTGCTCGCCGCGGGCTCGATCGTCCTCGCGCGCTTCGCGACGCGGCTCGAGCCGCTGCCCTGGATCGCCTGGGGCGCGGGGCTGCTGCTGCTCGCGCGCTGGGCGTCGGCCGCGCCGAACGCCGCCGCCCTGCCGGCGTCGTTCGGCTGGACGGCGCTGCTCTACGGCGGCCTGCTCGCCGTCGGCGGCTACGCCGCGCTGTGGGGCGCGGCGTCGCCGGTCCGCTTCGCCGCCTTCTCCGCCGCGTCGGCGTTCGGCTACTTCCTCTGCGCGTGGGCTTGCCTGCGCGCGACGCCGCCGGCGGGGGGCTGGGGCGTTTGGAGCCTCGGCCTCGCCGCGCTCTTCGTCGCCGCGGCGATTCCGGTCGCGCGGCGCCGCGCGCTCGGCGCGGATCTCGACGCGCCGCTGGCGGCGCTGGCCGCGGCGGCGACGATGTTCCTTTCCGCCGCCGCGCCGTTCGAGCTCGACCGCTTCACGCTGACCGTCGCGTGGGCGATCGAGGCGCCGCTGCTGATCCTCGTCGGACGACGGACGGGGGTGAAGGGGTTGCGCTGGCTCGCCGCGGCGCTCGGCGCCGCCGCGCTGGCGCGGCTGGTCCTCAACCCCTACCTCTACGAGTACCCGCTCGGCGACACGCCGGTCTTCAATTGGCTGCTCTACGGCATCGGCGCGCCGATCGCCGCCTTCGCGCTCGCCGGACGACTGCTGCGTCCGCTCGAAAATCCCTCGGGGGAGCGGATTCCGAACGCCGCGCCGCCGCGGCTCCACGAGCTGTTCGAACTGGCCGCGATCGGCTGCGGGATGTTGTTGATCGCGCTCGAGGCGCGGCACTACTTCCACGCCGCGCCCGGCGTCGAGGGCGGGTTCCGCCTCGCCGACGCCGGCTCGTTCCACGTCGCCGAGGCGGGGACGATCGTCTCGCTTTGGGCGCTGCTCGGCTGGGGTCTCGACGCGTGGGGCGAGCGGGCCGCGCGCCGCTCCCTCGCGCTCGGCGGCCGCGCCGCGTTGTGCGCCGCCCTCGGCTGCGGGCTGCCCGTCCTGGGGCTGATCCTCGACCCGCTCTTCGCGCCGCGTCCGGTCGGCGCGACGCCGATCTTCAACGGACTCCTCGTCGCCTACGGCGCGCCGGCGCTGATCGCCGCGCTTCTCGCGCGGCGCGCGCCGCGCGTCGGCTGGCCGCCGGCCGCGGCGCGCCTCTGCGCCGCGGGCTCGCTGGTCTACGCCTTCCTCTTCCTCTCGCTCGAAGTGCGGCAGCTCTTTCACGGCGACGTGCTCTTCGGCGGCGCGACGACGAACGCCGAGATGTACACCTACTCCGCCGCCTACGTGCTGTTCGGCACGCTGCTGCTCGCCGCGGCGATCGCCACGCGCGGGCTCGTGCTGCGCTGGGGAAGCCTCGCCGTGATGCTGCTCGCGGTGGGGAAGGTCTTCCTCTTCGATCTCGCCGAGCTCCAGGATCTCTACCGCGTCTTCTCGCTGTTCGGACTCGGCGCGAGCCTGCTGCTGCTCGCCTACCTCTATCAACGCTTCGTCTTCGGCCGGAAGGAAACACGATGA